The Halovivax ruber XH-70 genome includes the window CCGGCGACGGATTCGATCGCGTCCGTGCGAGCGAGGTCGGGCGTCTCCTCGTCCAGCCGCAGGACGTAGACGCCGTCGTGGCGTTCGGCGTCCGCGGTGTCGATCGCGGCGTGGACTGCCTCGCCGTGGGTCCGCCAGGCGTCGAGCGCGGCGTCGGTGCCGCCGTGGCCGATCGCGAGGGCGATGGCTGCAGCGGGCGACGTGTGCGCCGTCGCCGTGAGGACGTCGGCCAGGCCACCAGCGGTCGCGAGCGGGCCGTCGGGCGTGCCGTCCGGCCGGACGAACCGATCGATCGTGGTCGCGGCGCGCTCCGTGGCCTGCTCGTGTCCGACGGCGTCGATCGCGACGATCGAGGCCAGCTGGCGCCCTTCGGTGTCGCCGATCGCCTCTGCGACGGCGGCCTCGTCGCCGGACCACGCGGCGCGAACCAGCGTCGAGTGGGCGAGCCCGTCGACGGGATCGGTTGTCGGAATCGCGACGCCGGGTTGCCGGTCGAGCCGGCCCGCCTCGCGGGCGATCTCGACGACGGTCGCGACGGCTTCCGCGTCGGCTTCGGCGTGGCCGGCCGCGATGGTCCCCGCGAGTGCGAGGGCCGGATCCGGTCCGGCGGTGGCCGTGCCGTCACGGTCGTCTGCACCCTCGGTGTCGGCGTCGAGTTCGTCGACGAGTGCGACGGCCTGTCCCGTCAGTGACCCCGCTTCGGGGTCAAGGATACGAACGTCCGGGTCGTCCCCAACGTCCGTCCCGTCGTCTGTCGAGTCGCCTTTGTCGGCCAGTGGGCCGAGGGCCACCGTCACCGCATCGTCGTCCGTCGCGACGCGTGTCGCGCGTTCGGACCGTTCACCGAGGCTCACCTGGTACGGCGTCTCGCGGGCGGCGAGCGCCCGTGCGAGGACGCCAGCCGCGGCGAGGGCGTCGCCGTCGGGGCGAGCGAGCAGTGTGACGAAGCCGGCGCTCTCGATGGCGGCCGGCTGCGCCTCGGTGGTGCGGCCCGTTGCAGTCATTTACTCCTCGAGGAGTTCGACGGCGACGTCGTAGCTGTAGGTGAACTCGGCCGCGATCTCGTCACCGCTGTAGTACTGGACGAGTCGGCGGACTTTCGACTCCGTGTTCTGCAGTGCGCGCTTGTTCTGGTGGTCCTGCGGGTTCTCCTGCATGTGTTCGCGCAGGCGGATGGCGCGCTTCATCAGGTTGCGCAGGTCCTCCGGAAGCTCCGGGCCGGCGTCGTTCTCGTCGAGAATGTCCGTGATGGACTTGCCCGTCGCGAGCGAGACGTCCGGGACCGGCGTCCCGGTGACGCCCTCGTCGCGCAGCTTCATGCCGATCTGGCTGGGGTCGTGGCCCTGCTCGGCCAGTTCGACGACGCGCGCTTCGATCGCGTCTTCGTCTACGTCACTCCACTCCGGTGGGTCGTCTGCCGTCGGCTTGTCCGAACCGGACGAGCCGCGACGGCGGGTGTGCATTCGTGCCATTGGCTGAGGATAGGAACCACACTGACCGCGAAGATCCGGCTCCGTGCCGGGCGCACTTCCGCAATCTCGAGTCGCGCGAGATAGATCACGTCCGAGGTGGACGCGAGGCGCGACGGGTCAGATTTGCGGCCGTGCGATTCCCAACGCGTCGTTGTTCACTGGCGGGGAAAAGGGTTTCTAACGACGGGAGATCGGGTGGCAGGATGGTCGAGGCCGTGTCACGGACTGGCGCCCGCCTCGCGCTTTCGAGGGGTTTATCTACACCCGCGGGAAATTTCCTGCTGCGCAGGAGGGCTCGTAGATCAGTGGTAGATCACTCCCTTGGCATGGGAGAGGCCCCGGGTTCAAATCCCGGCGAGTCCATCGGAGCGACCGAGTTTTACGAGGGAGCGAGAATGGACGAGCCGAGCGTCGCGTGGATTTGAAGCCCTATTAGTCGCAGCCCGCACAGCGAGCGAAACGAGCGAGCAGGAACGTCTAATTCCGGGTTCAATTCCCGGCGGATCCAATTCTGCCGCACTCTGTTCGCAAGGAGCCGACGGCTGTCGATTTTGGCTACATATTGGTCTCAACCCGAATAGTGTCGGAGTGGCTTCCATTCTCACTCTGCCGAGTGTAGCACTCTTACTCTTATTAGCGGACATGTCAACAAATACAGTGCATTGCAATAGATCTTGTGTGTTTACACCTTCAACGAGAGCTCCGTTCTTCACACCCTCCACCACAGCAATTCATCGGTTGAGATGATTAGAAGGTTTTTATATGCGGGATTTGAATTGGGTGCAATGACGGATTATGTGTTCCCTTTCTATAACTTGACTCTTCCTGGACAGAGTGATTACACTAATGATGCACACAATGTGCGAATAGAATTACTTGAGGGAGCAGAGGAGTTCGAAAATGATCGAAGAAAAACCGATAGTGACTATAGAACAGGATATTGGCATACAGCTAATATTCATATTGAACAATCAAAAGAGGATGCAATAAGGACAGCAAACCATATTTCTCAGATATTGTCATTTGCACTTCATCGAGATGTGCGATTTAATGGATATTACAAAGGTACTGAACAGAACAATCCATTCCACACTATCTCAACAAGGACCTTTGATATAGATAATACAAATCTCAAGATTGTTAATGGCGTTGTGACCGGTCCCCCAAACCCAGGAATTGAACTCGGTCCATTTATTGATGTGGTTCTTGACACAGTTATACCTGCTTCAGAAGCCGAGCAGAATCGAAAACTAAAACCGATAAGCCAGTTCTTAGAGGCCAGTGCCGCCAATTTTGTGTCTAACAAATTTACCATCCTTTGGATAGCCCTTGAATCAAGTGCGAACCGAAATTACGAGTCATATCAAGAAGAGGTGGGGGATTTATTTACAAAAGAAGAAAGAGAACAGGTCCAATCAATTCTATTAGAAAATGTGGAAGACCAGTTCAGACAAAAACAGCTGGAATTTTTAGAATACAGGTTTGGGCAGAAATATCTATATGAGCACAGTATAGATGTGAAGATAAAAATATTCCTTGAGTATCTTGACATTGGGTTCGATATGGACGAAATTGAAGAGATTATCCAGGAATCCCGGGAAATCAGGAATTTAGTGGTGCATGAAGGTGACTCGGAACGCTTAATCGACAATACAAACCGTTGGACTGATTTACGTAAAATAGTAATATATGTGATTCTACGCAATCTGGGAGTAGATAATGAATTCCAAGAACGTCTTATTATGCCTATGATAGTCGGGCCGGACGTTTCCTAAATTCACTTCGACTTCTCTCCAGTTGATGTAGCGCTACTATCAGGACCATGACCAACCGGGGTCGTGTCCAACCACATTAAATTCCAAAAATCTCCAGATGGCGTTTGGTTGTAGAACATCTTCACTTTGGATTTGTGCCTGAAGAATATCCCCCGGACTTACCTTCTCAATCCTGGAGGTCATTTCATCATTATAATCACGATGTTTAGTTTCAACTGAAACTCCGCCCATAAAAGCGAGGTCTATTAAATCAATGTCCTCCTTATTAACTCTCATGACTGCATATTGACTCTCTTGAATTTGTGCCATTCGTGAATAATCATGCACTAAGAATTATAACTGTTTGGGACAATGGCTTACCATGGTCGTACGTCCCAGAGAGCTCCCAGGTAGAGATGTTATTTATTCTTTGCAACAGTTTGAATGGAGGTTTCAGACGCTAAAACGAGATGGGGAACAATTAAATCAGATTGAGGACCCGGGACTAGATAAGTCTGCAACTCAGCATCGATTCACTAATCGAGAGCACCTTCATGAAGCTGAAAGGCGATTACATCACTTTTTGTCTGGGTACTACACATTCAAATGTTTAGTCACGACACTTGCACAATCTGTACCAGACCCTGTGTGTACTGACCGTCTCAAGTATCGGAGAGACAACTTCGCAGACAAGTCCAGCTCCCGTGTAATCCTTGGTATGAGGCATTATGTTCAACACCATAATGTCCTCCCAGTGCTGGTAAAAAACTCAACGTTCTCTAAGAGTTTTCCTAGGTATGCCATCAACGTAGATGACCTTCATATGGATGGGAACAGCTATCGTCTTCCTCAAATGGTTATTGATATTGGAGAGCACAACGATGGTTACGACTATTTCTATGAGAGTGTGGACGACATCTGCATCTATCCTTTTGAAATAATAGCTGAGAACTGGGATGATGTAGTTGATCTAAGAGATGACGTATATGCCATTGTCAGAATGACATTGCA containing:
- a CDS encoding HEPN domain-containing protein, which produces MTDYVFPFYNLTLPGQSDYTNDAHNVRIELLEGAEEFENDRRKTDSDYRTGYWHTANIHIEQSKEDAIRTANHISQILSFALHRDVRFNGYYKGTEQNNPFHTISTRTFDIDNTNLKIVNGVVTGPPNPGIELGPFIDVVLDTVIPASEAEQNRKLKPISQFLEASAANFVSNKFTILWIALESSANRNYESYQEEVGDLFTKEEREQVQSILLENVEDQFRQKQLEFLEYRFGQKYLYEHSIDVKIKIFLEYLDIGFDMDEIEEIIQESREIRNLVVHEGDSERLIDNTNRWTDLRKIVIYVILRNLGVDNEFQERLIMPMIVGPDVS
- a CDS encoding 30S ribosomal protein S15, producing the protein MARMHTRRRGSSGSDKPTADDPPEWSDVDEDAIEARVVELAEQGHDPSQIGMKLRDEGVTGTPVPDVSLATGKSITDILDENDAGPELPEDLRNLMKRAIRLREHMQENPQDHQNKRALQNTESKVRRLVQYYSGDEIAAEFTYSYDVAVELLEE